In the genome of Ptychodera flava strain L36383 chromosome 13, AS_Pfla_20210202, whole genome shotgun sequence, one region contains:
- the LOC139147862 gene encoding cleavage and polyadenylation specificity factor subunit 5-like, protein MATTARQQGGAGWPKGSSYSHRYPVATSSMSIERTINLYPLTNYTFGTKDPLYEKDASVAARFQRMREEFDKIGTRRTVEGVLIVHEHGLPHVLLLQLGTTFFKLPGGELKPGEDESEGLKRLLTETLGRQDGVQQDWIVEDVIGNWYRPNFEPPQYPYVPAHITKPKEHKRLYMVQLGEKALFAVPRNYKLVAAPLFELYDNAPGYGPIISSLPQLLSRFNFIYN, encoded by the exons ATGGCGACTACCGCTAGACAGCAAGGTGGCGCTGGCTGGCCCAAAGGATCTTCATACAGTCACAGATATCCCGTCGCAACCAGCTCGATGAGCATCGAAAGGACGATAAATCT GTACCCACTGACAAATTACACATTTGGCACCAAGGACCCTCTGTATGAGAAAGATGCGTCGGTGGCAGCCAGATTCCAGCGAATGAGAGAGGAGTTTGACAAGATTGGCACCAGGCGGACTGTAGAGGGCGTACTCATAGTGCACGAGCATGGCCTCCCCCATGTGCTGTTGCTGCAGCTAGGAACGACTTTCTTCAAACT GCCTGGAGGGGAGCTGAAGCCAGGGGAGGATGAAAGTGAGGGACTCAAAAGACTCCTCACAGAG ACACTAGGCCGACAAGACGGTGTACAGCAAGATTGGATTGTAGAGGATGTCATTGGTAACTGGTATAGGCCGAACTTTGAACCCCCACAG TACCCATATGTTCCTGCACACATCACAAAACCAAAAGAACACAAAAGACTATACATGGTACAGCTCGGAGAGAAAG CACTGTTTGCTGTACCAAGGAACTACAAATTAGTCGCAGCACCCTTATTTGAATTGTACGACAATGCACCTGGCTATGGTCCAATTATCTCCAGTTTACCTCAGCTACTTAGCAG